A stretch of the Desulfobacter sp. genome encodes the following:
- a CDS encoding sigma 54-interacting transcriptional regulator: MINIHAHKKDLKRAVEMIKAMLDVDAAIFDIDSTLLAATDEYSRQKGHRVHAPSIQEVLANGNVVVNKPGHMSSCNGCRFIGNCPAKIEILKRFSTGSTPIGVMTLTSFTRQGHEKIVSDTTVYVQALNLFSDWIADLIEGRDKAQAFAESQETLNTLMDLSQDAVLTIDTRGLVTRGNARALKLFAFCDLYTRSAFNILPQPLVEKTLEASPIKGAKIRVNTLEFFLSARPVNTQGSFSGAVITLASTRKINAAPPPLPQSPRNNTPGLDNILGSSSAIIQIKKMGVQLSKSNSTLLITGETGTGKGLLAKAIHYSGNRKDHPFIPVNCASIPDTLFESELFGYEEGAFTRAKKGGKPGKFELAHQGTLFLDEIGEMPLHLQAKLLNVLQDNCLQRIGGVDFLPVDLRVIAASNQDLEAMVHDKTFRSDLFYRLNVIPLVLPPLCLRKKDIPVLARAFVKTANIRANKSIKSISPKVLNLFSDHDWPGNIRELQNLIEYSVNMAKTQTICPHDLPERFLNHTRKVGPKALERKETHPNFRQRASMAQAQAIMENLDHFGHDVKGKTQTAKNLGISLRTLYRKLATMETDS, from the coding sequence ATGATCAATATCCATGCCCATAAAAAAGATTTAAAAAGAGCCGTTGAAATGATCAAGGCCATGCTTGACGTGGATGCTGCCATTTTTGACATAGACAGCACCCTTTTGGCGGCAACCGATGAATATTCCAGACAAAAAGGACACAGGGTCCATGCCCCGTCCATTCAGGAGGTCCTGGCAAACGGCAATGTCGTGGTGAATAAACCAGGCCATATGTCCTCGTGCAACGGGTGCCGCTTTATCGGGAACTGTCCGGCAAAAATTGAAATCCTCAAACGATTTTCCACGGGTTCAACCCCCATTGGGGTCATGACCCTGACCTCTTTTACCCGCCAGGGACATGAAAAAATCGTCTCTGACACCACCGTCTATGTCCAGGCATTAAACCTGTTTTCAGACTGGATCGCCGATTTGATCGAAGGCCGGGACAAGGCCCAGGCCTTTGCTGAATCCCAGGAAACACTCAACACCCTCATGGATCTTTCACAGGATGCCGTGCTGACCATTGACACCCGGGGTCTTGTCACCCGGGGAAATGCCCGGGCCTTGAAGCTCTTTGCCTTTTGTGATCTTTATACAAGATCAGCCTTTAACATCCTGCCCCAACCCTTGGTGGAGAAAACTCTTGAAGCCAGCCCGATCAAGGGAGCAAAAATCAGGGTCAACACCCTTGAGTTCTTTTTATCTGCCCGGCCGGTTAATACCCAGGGCAGTTTTTCAGGTGCCGTGATCACCCTGGCAAGCACCCGGAAAATAAACGCCGCCCCCCCCCCCCTGCCCCAGTCTCCCCGGAATAACACACCGGGCCTGGACAATATTCTGGGAAGCAGTTCTGCCATCATTCAAATCAAAAAAATGGGCGTACAACTTTCAAAGTCCAACTCAACCCTGCTGATCACAGGAGAGACCGGAACCGGAAAAGGATTGCTGGCCAAGGCCATTCATTATTCGGGAAACCGGAAAGACCACCCGTTCATACCGGTGAACTGCGCCAGCATCCCTGACACCTTATTTGAGAGCGAATTGTTCGGATATGAAGAAGGTGCGTTTACCAGGGCTAAAAAAGGAGGAAAACCAGGCAAATTTGAACTGGCCCACCAGGGCACATTGTTTTTGGATGAAATCGGGGAAATGCCCCTCCACCTCCAGGCCAAGCTTTTGAACGTTCTTCAGGACAATTGCCTTCAGCGAATCGGCGGGGTGGATTTTCTCCCCGTGGATCTAAGGGTGATTGCCGCCAGCAACCAGGACCTTGAAGCCATGGTCCATGACAAAACGTTCAGGTCAGACCTATTTTATCGCCTCAATGTCATTCCCCTGGTGCTGCCCCCCCTTTGTCTGCGTAAAAAAGACATCCCCGTGCTGGCCCGCGCCTTTGTCAAAACAGCCAATATCCGTGCCAACAAATCAATCAAATCAATCTCCCCCAAGGTCTTAAATTTATTTTCAGACCATGACTGGCCAGGAAATATCAGGGAACTGCAAAACCTCATCGAGTACTCTGTCAATATGGCAAAAACACAGACAATCTGTCCCCATGACCTGCCTGAAAGATTTTTAAACCATACCCGGAAGGTGGGCCCAAAGGCCCTGGAACGAAAAGAAACCCACCCGAATTTCAGGCAGAGGGCATCCATGGCCCAGGCCCAGGCCATCATGGAAAACCTGGACCATTTTGGCCATGATGTTAAAGGAAAAACCCAAACCGCAAAAAACCTGGGCATCAGCCTCAGAACCCTTTACAGAAAGCTTGCAACCATGGAGACAGATTCCTGA
- a CDS encoding response regulator, translated as MIDPENMSILIVDDMKSMRSIIKKILRHLNIGRTIFFAENGAEGMKCLHENAVDLAIVDWKMPVMTGAQMLDAIRSDKNFRDLPVLMVTAECERDIVYQVAEIEVDGYLLKPLTPAMLEEKIFQVVQRVNHPDDATVLVRKVRSLEEAGQLEQAVVCQERAVAMRPNASRLKRNLAILYGKTGKIAAMEKCLVQAVSANLQDAVSRHLLANYYWKKENWSQSVRYDCEVLALTNRFNADAIKKGRQLLSLNQNDLAVTLLSKLIGKLEKNLPIKEEVLDLCMEKKEHRFARSLLLRLLKEFPSNHGLLYKAGLVFEALEEEDTALEYFLAADRNMVQPVNSKLKIARLYFIQKKIIQADEVITEVLRIDPENEQALEMRKSI; from the coding sequence ATGATTGATCCTGAAAATATGTCCATCCTCATTGTGGACGACATGAAAAGCATGCGGTCCATAATTAAAAAAATCCTGAGGCATTTGAATATCGGGAGAACCATCTTTTTTGCTGAGAACGGGGCTGAAGGGATGAAATGCCTTCACGAAAATGCCGTGGATTTAGCCATTGTGGACTGGAAAATGCCGGTGATGACCGGTGCCCAGATGCTGGATGCCATCCGCAGTGATAAGAATTTTCGGGACCTGCCCGTACTTATGGTCACGGCAGAGTGTGAGCGCGATATTGTCTACCAAGTTGCTGAAATTGAAGTGGACGGGTATTTGTTAAAGCCGTTGACCCCTGCAATGCTGGAAGAAAAAATTTTCCAGGTTGTCCAGCGGGTGAATCACCCGGATGATGCCACTGTTCTTGTGCGTAAAGTCCGTTCCCTTGAAGAGGCAGGACAACTTGAACAGGCGGTTGTCTGCCAGGAAAGAGCCGTGGCCATGAGGCCCAATGCGTCAAGGCTCAAACGGAACCTGGCGATTCTCTACGGGAAAACAGGCAAAATCGCTGCCATGGAAAAATGCCTTGTCCAAGCGGTGTCTGCCAATCTTCAGGATGCGGTGAGCCGCCATCTGCTTGCCAATTATTATTGGAAGAAAGAAAATTGGAGCCAGTCTGTCCGGTACGACTGTGAGGTTCTGGCCCTGACAAATCGGTTTAATGCGGATGCCATTAAAAAAGGCCGTCAGCTCTTATCCTTAAATCAAAATGATTTGGCAGTGACACTTTTGTCCAAGCTCATTGGTAAACTTGAAAAAAATCTGCCCATAAAAGAAGAGGTGTTGGATCTGTGCATGGAAAAAAAAGAGCACCGATTTGCAAGGTCTCTGCTTCTTCGCCTGCTCAAGGAATTCCCCTCGAATCATGGCTTGCTCTACAAGGCCGGCCTGGTCTTCGAAGCCCTGGAAGAAGAGGATACTGCCCTGGAATATTTTCTGGCTGCAGACCGGAATATGGTCCAGCCGGTGAATTCAAAACTCAAAATTGCCCGGCTTTATTTTATTCAAAAAAAGATCATTCAGGCAGACGAGGTCATCACCGAAGTTCTGCGTATTGATCCTGAAAATGAACAGGCCCTGGAGATGCGAAAAAGTATTTAA
- a CDS encoding transposase: protein MGYSIQVKEAVLQKVLQGNKPHHEIAMEYGIGRSTIGKWLRQYKDNGGINLTSKEKRPRDWTSEERITALITTGSMSAEECASWCRKKGIFPHHLEQWKKDAISGMTANAGKKQSETEKQLRKKVSVLKKDLNRKEKALAETAALLVLKKKAQAIWGEPEEDRYPLKTNNRFCN, encoded by the coding sequence ATGGGATATTCTATCCAGGTAAAAGAAGCTGTGTTACAAAAGGTTCTACAAGGAAACAAACCTCACCATGAAATAGCAATGGAATATGGGATTGGCCGCTCAACAATCGGCAAATGGCTGAGGCAATATAAAGATAATGGTGGTATCAATTTGACATCAAAAGAAAAACGACCAAGAGACTGGACTTCTGAAGAACGTATAACCGCTTTAATAACAACCGGTTCTATGTCTGCGGAAGAATGCGCCTCCTGGTGCCGTAAAAAAGGCATTTTCCCTCATCACCTGGAACAGTGGAAAAAAGATGCCATCTCAGGGATGACAGCAAACGCAGGTAAAAAACAGTCTGAAACTGAAAAGCAATTACGAAAAAAGGTTTCGGTCTTAAAAAAGGATCTAAACCGTAAAGAAAAGGCCTTGGCAGAAACCGCAGCCTTGTTGGTTCTCAAAAAAAAAGCCCAGGCAATCTGGGGGGAGCCCGAGGAAGATCGATATCCTCTAAAGACAAACAATCGGTTTTGCAATTGA
- the gcvPA gene encoding aminomethyl-transferring glycine dehydrogenase subunit GcvPA produces MAVNGLKHHPYIPNSALETQDQMLRELGLSSLEDLHEQIPEELKLTQNLDLPKGLGSEFELKRHVSKILAKNKHCDEMISFLGAGCAQHYVPVLCDEINSRGEFLTAYGGEMYNDFGRFQALFEYQSLVAELVDMEVVNVPTMDGFQAAATSLRMACRMTGRNQVLVPDIMDPDKFAAIKNYCSPGITIVRVGHDPATGQLDLDDLAKKLSDQTAAVYFENPSFLGFLEASGQKISDLAHGVGAESVVYVDPISLGILTPPAQYGADIICGDLQPLGIHMNYGGGQAGFMATRDEERYVMEFPSRLFGIVPTLTPGEYGFDDVAYDRTSFGHHREHGKEYVGTQSALWGITAGVYLASMGPWGMKEVGQTIVQKARYASLCLNQIEGVKSPGFDAPGFKEFVVDFNHTGKTVEQINQVLLAKGIFGGRDLSCDFPDLGQSALYCVTEIHTQSEIDTLADALAQILKR; encoded by the coding sequence ATGGCCGTCAACGGACTGAAACACCATCCCTATATCCCCAATTCCGCACTGGAGACCCAGGATCAGATGCTGAGGGAGCTGGGGCTTTCATCTCTGGAAGATCTGCACGAGCAGATTCCTGAAGAATTGAAACTGACCCAGAATCTGGATTTGCCAAAGGGCTTGGGATCTGAATTTGAGCTTAAACGCCATGTCTCAAAGATTCTGGCCAAAAATAAGCATTGTGACGAGATGATCAGCTTTCTGGGGGCAGGCTGCGCCCAGCACTATGTGCCGGTCCTTTGCGATGAGATCAATTCCAGAGGAGAGTTTCTCACGGCCTACGGCGGGGAAATGTACAATGATTTCGGCAGGTTTCAGGCCTTGTTTGAATATCAGAGCCTGGTGGCCGAGCTGGTGGATATGGAGGTGGTAAATGTGCCGACCATGGACGGGTTTCAGGCGGCGGCCACCTCACTTAGAATGGCCTGCCGAATGACCGGAAGAAATCAGGTGCTGGTGCCTGATATCATGGATCCTGATAAATTTGCAGCCATTAAAAATTATTGCAGCCCAGGGATTACCATCGTCCGGGTGGGACATGATCCGGCCACAGGTCAGCTGGACCTGGATGATCTGGCAAAAAAATTATCCGATCAAACCGCGGCTGTTTATTTTGAAAACCCCTCCTTTTTAGGATTTCTTGAGGCCAGCGGCCAGAAAATTTCTGATCTGGCCCACGGGGTCGGGGCGGAGTCCGTGGTCTATGTGGACCCCATTTCCCTTGGCATTCTTACCCCTCCCGCCCAATACGGGGCGGATATCATCTGCGGGGATCTCCAGCCTCTGGGGATTCACATGAATTACGGGGGCGGGCAGGCCGGGTTTATGGCCACCCGGGACGAGGAACGCTATGTCATGGAATTTCCCTCAAGGCTGTTCGGGATTGTTCCCACCTTAACCCCAGGAGAATACGGGTTTGACGATGTGGCCTATGACAGGACCTCCTTTGGCCATCACAGGGAACACGGTAAGGAATATGTGGGCACCCAGTCTGCCCTTTGGGGCATTACGGCCGGGGTCTATCTTGCCTCCATGGGACCTTGGGGCATGAAAGAGGTGGGCCAGACCATTGTTCAAAAGGCCAGATATGCCTCTTTGTGCCTGAATCAAATTGAGGGGGTAAAATCCCCTGGGTTTGATGCCCCTGGATTCAAAGAGTTTGTGGTGGATTTTAACCATACCGGAAAAACCGTCGAGCAGATCAATCAGGTCCTGTTGGCTAAGGGGATTTTCGGGGGCAGAGATCTCTCTTGCGATTTTCCCGATCTTGGCCAGTCAGCGCTTTATTGTGTCACTGAAATTCATACCCAGTCAGAAATTGATACCCTGGCAGATGCTCTTGCCCAAATTTTAAAGAGGTGA
- a CDS encoding SlyX family protein has product MDAKRLEKIETKLAFQEKAVRELNDVIYAQQREIDRLTAVCRELARSQEQSQPGPANEKPPHY; this is encoded by the coding sequence ATGGATGCAAAACGGCTTGAAAAGATCGAAACAAAACTGGCCTTCCAGGAAAAGGCTGTCAGGGAACTCAACGATGTGATTTATGCCCAGCAAAGGGAGATTGACCGTCTCACGGCCGTCTGCCGGGAACTGGCCAGGTCCCAGGAACAGTCCCAGCCCGGTCCGGCCAATGAGAAACCGCCCCATTACTAG
- a CDS encoding ATP-NAD kinase family protein produces MIRIGLIINPIAGMGGRVGLKGTDGLAEKAKALGGSALAPEKTARALAGLAGIKGVCILTPPGKMGEDAANGAGLDTRVLDMPLQETTTGEDTRAAAALLLDKKIDLLLFAGGDGTARDICSAVGEALPVLGIPAGVKIHSPVFSRTPEAAGFLVRDFIQGGLKDFRLGEVLDIAEASYRQGRVKTKLYGYLKVPLAGRVQARKSGTPMGEAGAQNLIGLDFIDAMEKDTIYIIGPGTTTRPVMTNLHLDHTLLGVDLVQNRSLLVKDASEKEIFNIIKDAKIKIFITPIGGQGYLFGRGNHQISPRIIRQAGKENICVGATLQKIALLRGQPFFVDTGDLSTDQMLAGYIRVITGVRQEMIYPVA; encoded by the coding sequence ATGATCCGCATCGGGCTGATCATTAATCCCATTGCCGGCATGGGCGGAAGGGTGGGGCTAAAGGGAACCGACGGCCTGGCTGAAAAAGCCAAAGCTTTGGGCGGGTCGGCCCTGGCCCCTGAAAAAACCGCCCGTGCCCTGGCTGGCCTTGCCGGTATCAAAGGGGTCTGCATCTTGACCCCGCCCGGGAAAATGGGAGAAGATGCAGCCAACGGTGCGGGACTGGACACAAGGGTTCTGGATATGCCCCTCCAAGAGACCACCACGGGAGAGGATACAAGGGCGGCAGCGGCCCTGCTTTTGGATAAAAAAATTGACCTGCTGCTCTTTGCCGGGGGGGACGGCACGGCCAGGGATATCTGTTCGGCTGTGGGGGAAGCTTTGCCCGTGCTCGGTATTCCTGCCGGGGTGAAAATTCATTCCCCGGTGTTTTCAAGAACCCCTGAGGCTGCAGGATTTCTGGTCCGGGATTTTATCCAGGGAGGTCTTAAAGATTTTCGCCTTGGAGAAGTCCTGGACATTGCTGAAGCAAGCTATCGCCAAGGAAGGGTCAAAACAAAACTATACGGGTATCTTAAAGTGCCTTTGGCAGGCCGTGTTCAGGCCAGGAAATCCGGCACCCCAATGGGGGAGGCAGGTGCCCAGAATCTCATCGGCCTGGATTTTATCGATGCCATGGAAAAAGATACGATTTATATCATTGGTCCTGGCACCACCACCCGTCCGGTAATGACCAATCTTCACCTTGACCATACCCTGCTTGGGGTGGATCTTGTTCAAAACAGGTCTTTGCTCGTCAAGGATGCATCGGAAAAAGAGATTTTTAATATCATCAAAGATGCAAAAATAAAAATTTTCATCACCCCCATCGGCGGCCAGGGGTATTTGTTCGGCCGGGGAAATCATCAGATCAGTCCCAGGATTATCAGGCAGGCAGGCAAAGAAAATATCTGTGTGGGGGCCACCCTTCAAAAAATCGCTTTGCTCAGGGGTCAGCCTTTTTTTGTGGACACAGGCGATCTTTCAACCGACCAGATGCTGGCAGGCTATATCCGTGTGATTACAGGTGTAAGGCAGGAGATGATCTACCCGGTTGCCTGA
- a CDS encoding IS256 family transposase, translating to MTEENTEFDFQKALKGIQEGKPFTGKGGVLTSLIKNLAEAALEGELESHLGQEVSANRRNGKSKKTIKSLDGKFELETPRDRAGTFSPQIVKKHQTTLSDEIERKIIALYGLGMSYNDMASHLQEIYGLEISNATLSTITDKIIHTVKEWQARPLENVYPIIWLDAIHYKVRENGKVGSKAVYTILGVNIEGRKEVLGLYISENEGANFWLQVLTDLSNRGVKDILIACVDGLKGFPEAIETIFPDTEVQLCVVHQIRNSLKYVGSKNKKEFMADLKRVYKAVNKDLAEEELDILENKWNDKYPIVIKSWRNNWERLSHFFKYPEEIRRIIYTTNTIEAVHRQFRKLTKTKGSFPNQDSLLKLLYMGIQNASKKWTMPIQNWSLTISQLAIFFEGRLDKELGI from the coding sequence ATGACCGAAGAAAACACCGAATTTGATTTTCAAAAAGCCCTTAAAGGCATCCAGGAAGGTAAACCCTTCACAGGTAAGGGCGGCGTCCTTACATCATTAATCAAAAATCTTGCTGAAGCTGCTCTTGAAGGAGAGTTGGAGTCCCATCTCGGGCAGGAAGTTTCTGCCAACCGCCGTAATGGAAAAAGCAAAAAGACCATTAAATCCCTGGATGGTAAATTTGAGCTGGAAACCCCGCGTGACAGGGCCGGAACCTTCTCTCCACAGATCGTCAAAAAACATCAGACAACGCTCAGCGATGAAATTGAAAGAAAGATAATAGCCCTTTACGGCCTGGGCATGAGTTATAATGATATGGCTTCCCATTTACAGGAAATCTATGGACTTGAGATTTCAAATGCCACTCTGAGCACCATTACCGATAAAATCATCCATACCGTCAAAGAATGGCAGGCCAGGCCGTTGGAAAATGTGTACCCAATCATATGGCTTGATGCCATACATTATAAAGTACGAGAAAACGGAAAGGTCGGCAGCAAAGCCGTTTACACAATTCTTGGGGTGAATATCGAGGGCCGCAAAGAGGTTCTTGGGCTGTACATATCCGAGAATGAGGGTGCGAACTTCTGGCTGCAGGTGTTAACAGACCTTTCAAACCGAGGGGTAAAAGATATCCTGATTGCCTGTGTTGATGGTCTAAAAGGTTTTCCCGAGGCCATTGAGACCATATTCCCGGACACAGAAGTTCAACTCTGCGTAGTCCACCAGATCCGAAATTCATTGAAATACGTTGGTTCCAAAAATAAAAAGGAATTTATGGCAGATCTAAAACGTGTTTATAAAGCGGTCAATAAGGATCTGGCCGAAGAAGAACTGGATATCTTGGAAAATAAATGGAATGACAAATACCCGATTGTGATAAAATCCTGGCGGAACAACTGGGAACGCCTCAGTCATTTCTTTAAATATCCAGAAGAGATTCGACGGATAATATACACCACAAATACCATTGAGGCTGTGCATCGACAGTTTCGAAAACTGACCAAAACAAAGGGATCATTCCCGAACCAGGACAGCCTGTTAAAGCTGCTTTACATGGGGATCCAGAACGCCAGTAAAAAATGGACAATGCCGATTCAAAATTGGTCACTGACAATTTCCCAGTTGGCAATTTTCTTTGAAGGCCGGCTGGATAAAGAGCTGGGAATTTGA
- a CDS encoding transporter substrate-binding domain-containing protein, with translation MSEDTKNGVNAKILTTIAASIDADIIFKYAPFKRRLIMMKNGDIDMSCGLLKNNERAEYIHYILPPYKNRSDTIFFVKKGQAGRIKTYEDLAGLKIGVIRGARFFEQFDTDQTSNKDYCEQTTTNFRKLIFNRVDTVISNEAAGIDIIHRLGISNQVEMSNFRFSKEKHVYIGISKKSHLMDKIHLLEPRIKEMINTQKISQIITRHYRELGVPVPAF, from the coding sequence GTGTCCGAGGACACCAAAAATGGCGTTAATGCAAAAATTCTTACGACCATTGCCGCATCCATAGATGCCGACATTATCTTTAAATACGCCCCATTCAAACGCCGTTTGATCATGATGAAAAACGGGGATATTGATATGAGCTGCGGTCTGCTCAAAAACAATGAACGGGCAGAATATATCCACTATATTCTGCCCCCTTACAAAAACAGATCTGACACAATTTTCTTTGTCAAAAAGGGACAGGCCGGTAGAATTAAAACCTATGAAGATCTGGCCGGCCTTAAAATAGGGGTGATCAGAGGGGCACGCTTTTTTGAACAATTTGATACAGATCAAACATCAAACAAGGATTATTGTGAACAGACCACAACCAATTTTCGAAAACTGATCTTCAACCGGGTGGATACGGTGATCAGCAATGAAGCGGCAGGGATTGATATCATTCACCGGCTCGGCATCTCAAACCAGGTGGAGATGTCAAATTTCAGGTTCAGCAAAGAAAAACATGTCTATATCGGCATTTCAAAAAAATCCCATCTCATGGACAAGATACATCTTTTAGAACCCAGGATAAAAGAGATGATCAACACCCAAAAAATATCACAAATTATCACCCGCCATTACAGAGAACTGGGCGTTCCCGTGCCCGCCTTTTAG
- the trmB gene encoding tRNA (guanosine(46)-N7)-methyltransferase TrmB: MPKTKNRKYERVRHLANVILPASGETRGPWPWQQPPYSEMDTILELGCGKGEHSLGFAAAFPQKLCVGVDQKSYRLCDGGEAGLARGFDNLLFLRANIRNLHLFFKDHSIAEIWLTFPDPHPKQREIKHRLTSSDFMAAYARLLVPGGMVHLKTDSDLLFTYTREMVEYWGGDIKAVSIDFHQSKILDQGAGHIVSTFEAKAVNQGKTIKYLGFTLTTDSGENK; the protein is encoded by the coding sequence ATGCCAAAGACCAAAAACCGTAAATACGAACGGGTCCGGCACCTGGCCAATGTCATCCTCCCCGCTTCAGGTGAGACCCGGGGTCCCTGGCCCTGGCAGCAGCCACCCTATTCAGAGATGGACACAATACTTGAGCTGGGCTGCGGCAAGGGAGAGCACAGCCTTGGATTTGCCGCAGCCTTTCCCCAAAAACTCTGCGTGGGGGTGGACCAGAAAAGTTACCGCCTCTGTGACGGGGGGGAAGCAGGACTTGCCCGCGGGTTTGACAATCTTTTGTTTCTCAGGGCAAACATCAGGAATCTCCATCTTTTTTTTAAGGACCATTCCATTGCCGAGATCTGGCTGACCTTTCCGGATCCCCATCCAAAGCAGCGGGAGATCAAGCACAGGCTCACCTCTTCTGATTTTATGGCCGCCTATGCCCGGCTGCTTGTCCCCGGGGGCATGGTGCATTTGAAAACAGATTCTGACCTGCTTTTTACCTATACCCGGGAAATGGTTGAATACTGGGGGGGGGATATCAAGGCGGTTTCAATTGATTTTCATCAGTCAAAGATCTTGGACCAGGGCGCCGGTCATATTGTCTCCACCTTTGAGGCCAAGGCCGTTAATCAGGGGAAAACCATTAAATATCTTGGATTTACATTAACTACAGATTCGGGTGAAAACAAATGA
- a CDS encoding RNA-binding S4 domain-containing protein: MEETRSVYLTQSPIELYKVLKFENLAASGGEAKYFIADGLVRVNGEIETRKRKKIYPGDIIEMDDICLKVEMAG; this comes from the coding sequence ATGGAAGAGACAAGATCTGTTTACTTGACCCAATCCCCGATTGAATTGTACAAGGTGCTTAAGTTTGAAAATCTGGCCGCCAGCGGGGGAGAAGCAAAATATTTTATTGCCGACGGCCTGGTCCGGGTGAATGGGGAAATTGAAACTCGGAAACGCAAAAAAATATATCCCGGGGATATCATTGAAATGGACGATATCTGCCTGAAAGTTGAGATGGCGGGGTAA
- a CDS encoding IS3 family transposase translates to MISEDCKSGARKNMAARLLGLTIRTLQRWAKSGMTDKRKGSRATPANKMSDAERQQIIKILEFPEFAGLNPNQIVPRLADQGIFLGSESTMYRILRMLKMNAHRETSRPSQKTSPIPLSTNGPNQLWSWDISYLPSKVRGQFYYLYMVMDLYSRKAVACQVYDSESGKLAADLITDACIREKISKDQITLHSDNGSPMKSATMLAKLQDLGVMPSFSRPSVSNDNPFSESLFRTLKYRPEYPEKPFEKIVEARDWAHRFVHWYNTEHLHSSIRFVTPEDRHTGKDFTILKNRHRIYQEAQLRHPERWSGETRNWNPVTEIVLKKFKRLKAEDKVENKAA, encoded by the coding sequence TTGATCTCGGAAGATTGTAAGTCAGGCGCCAGGAAAAACATGGCCGCCAGATTATTGGGGCTTACGATCCGAACACTTCAACGCTGGGCCAAAAGCGGGATGACTGATAAACGTAAAGGATCTCGTGCTACGCCTGCAAACAAAATGTCCGATGCAGAACGGCAGCAGATCATTAAAATCCTTGAATTTCCTGAATTTGCAGGATTGAACCCAAATCAAATAGTACCAAGACTTGCTGATCAAGGCATTTTTCTTGGGTCTGAGTCGACAATGTATCGAATTTTAAGAATGCTGAAAATGAACGCCCATCGGGAAACCAGCAGGCCGAGTCAGAAAACCAGCCCTATTCCATTATCAACAAATGGCCCTAATCAACTATGGTCTTGGGATATTAGCTACTTACCGTCCAAAGTAAGAGGTCAATTTTATTACCTTTATATGGTGATGGATTTATACAGCCGGAAAGCAGTTGCTTGCCAGGTTTATGACTCTGAATCCGGCAAACTTGCAGCCGATCTGATAACGGATGCCTGTATCCGAGAAAAGATCTCAAAAGACCAGATCACCTTACACTCTGATAACGGTTCTCCGATGAAATCAGCAACCATGCTGGCAAAATTACAAGATTTGGGAGTGATGCCATCCTTTAGCAGACCCTCTGTCAGCAATGATAACCCGTTCTCAGAGTCGTTATTCAGAACCTTGAAATACAGGCCCGAATATCCTGAAAAGCCCTTTGAAAAGATTGTGGAAGCACGAGACTGGGCTCACCGTTTTGTACACTGGTATAATACCGAGCATCTCCACAGCAGTATTCGTTTTGTTACCCCGGAAGACAGACACACAGGTAAAGATTTTACGATCCTGAAAAATAGGCATCGAATATATCAAGAAGCCCAATTAAGGCATCCTGAAAGGTGGAGCGGAGAAACGAGGAACTGGAACCCGGTCACCGAGATTGTTTTGAAAAAGTTCAAGCGATTAAAAGCAGAAGATAAAGTTGAGAATAAAGCGGCATGA
- a CDS encoding HNH nuclease family protein, with product MATHTEKALSEQQSRQNTYRERALKLYPWICAHCGREFEGKRLKELTVHHKDHNHDNNPPDGSNWELLCIYCHDNEHSRDQVADAYSDETASDNQEGGGGTNPFAGLGDLLKGKLKD from the coding sequence ATGGCCACCCATACCGAAAAAGCGCTCAGCGAGCAGCAGTCCCGGCAGAATACCTATCGGGAACGTGCCCTTAAATTGTATCCCTGGATCTGTGCCCATTGCGGCAGGGAGTTTGAAGGAAAACGGCTCAAGGAACTCACCGTCCACCATAAGGATCATAACCACGACAATAATCCGCCCGACGGCAGCAATTGGGAGCTTTTATGCATTTACTGCCATGACAATGAACATTCAAGGGACCAGGTGGCAGACGCCTATTCAGACGAGACCGCCTCGGACAATCAGGAAGGGGGCGGCGGCACCAATCCCTTTGCCGGGCTTGGGGACTTGTTAAAGGGGAAGCTGAAAGACTGA